One Halichoerus grypus chromosome 1, mHalGry1.hap1.1, whole genome shotgun sequence genomic region harbors:
- the CRELD1 gene encoding protein disulfide isomerase CRELD1, which produces MASLPWRGLVPPLLWGLSLFLSLPGPVWLQPSPPPQSSPPNELHPCHTCRGLVDSFNKGLERTIRDNFGGGNTAWEEEKLSKYKDSETRLVEVLESVCSKSDFECHRLLELSEELVESWWFHKQQEAPDLFQWLCSDSLKLCCPSGTFGPSCLPCPGGAEKPCGGYGQCEGEGTRGGSGHCDCQAGYGGEACGQCGLGYFEAERNASHLVCSACFGPCARCSGPEESNCLQCKKGWALHHLKCVDIDECGTERASCGADQFCVNTEGSYECRDCSKACLGCMGAGPGRCKKCSPGYQQVGSKCLDVDECETKVCPGENQQCENTEGSYRCVCAEGYKQIEGVCVKEQIPESAGFFSEMTEDELVVLQQMFFGVIICALATLAAKGDLVFTAIFIGAVAAMTGYWLSERSDRVLEGFIKGR; this is translated from the exons ATGGCCTCACTGCCCTGGAGGGGCCTGGTCCCACCTCTGCTCTGGGGCTTGAGTCTCTTCCTTAGCCTCCCAGGCCCCGTCTGGCTCCAACCCTCTCCGCCTCCCCAGTCTTCTCCGCCAAATGAGCTGCACCCATGTCATACCTGCCGGGGACTGGTCGACAGCTTCAACAAG GGCCTGGAGAGAACAATCCGGGACAACTTCGGAGGTGGAAATACTGCCTGGGAGGAAGAGAAATTGTCCAAATACAAAGACAG CGAGACCCGCCTGGTAGAGGTGCTCGAGAGCGTGTGCAGCAAGTCAGACTTTGAGTGCCACCGCCTGCTGGAGCTGAGTGAGGAACTGGTGGAGAGCTGGTGGTTTCACAA gcAGCAGGAAGCCCCAGACCTCTTCCAGTGGCTCTGCTCAGATTCCCTGAAGCTCTGCTGCCCCTCAGGCACCTTCGGGCCCTCCTGCCTTC CCTGTCCTGGGGGTGCAGAGAAGCCCTGCGGTGGCTACGGGCAGTGTGAAGGGGAAGGGACGCGAGGGGGCAGCGGGCACTGTGACTGCCAAGCCGGCTACGGGGGCGAGGCCTGTGGCCAGTGTGGCCTCGGCTACTTTGAGGCCGAGCGCAACGCCAGCCATCTGGTATGTTCGG CTTGTTTTGGCCCCTGTGCCCGCTGCTCCGGACCTGAGGAATCAAACTGTTTACAGTGCAAGAAGGGCTGGGCCCTGCATCACCTCAAGTGTGTAG ACATCGACGAGTGTGGCACAGAGCGAGCCAGCTGTGGAGCCGACCAGTTCTGTGTGAACACGGAGGGCTCCTATGAGTGCCGAG acTGTTCCAAGGCCTGCCTGGGCTGCatgggggcagggccaggccgCTGTAAGAAGTGTAGCCCTGGCTACCAGCAGGTGGGCTCCAAGTGTCTCG ATGTAGACGAATGTGAGACAAAGGTGTGTCCAGGAGAGAACCAGCAGTGCGAGAACACCGAGGGCAGCTATCGCTGTGTCTGTGCCGAAGGCTACAAACAGATCGAGGGCGTCTGTGTGAAGGAGCAGATCCCAG AGTCAGCAGGCTTCTTCTCGGAGATGACAGAGGACGAGCTGGTGGTGCTGCAGCAGATGTTCTTTGGGGTCATCATCTGTGCGCTGGCCACACTGGCCGCCAAGGGCGACTTGGTCTTCACCGCCATCTTCATTGGGGCTGTGGCGGCCATGACTGGCTACTGGTTGTCGGAGCGCAGCGACCGTGTGCTGGAGGGCTTCATCAAGGGCAGATAA
- the PRRT3 gene encoding proline-rich transmembrane protein 3 isoform X1, producing MAPSPWGRVRGPLLLWLLLSQGAGPALGQGLPKPLEDSEPHLIPGDHPQGPMGTEPQARDFLWEKSRDESPWNSNVPQAPAEKVPEEPADSPLGPALHGPKASHRAQRGGLPVTDDLQVARGSSSHGWTGPPDSQEPIEQEAPAPHPVGLPHLTFIPITPRFQLRIATVPPSPGPEKPGGQVEQRPPRDEGLVDKAMIRVSEISPLEHQGPPHTLAPHLGTTRRPVLEEQGGGEDFQEAARGPLFTQQDPAVPHVGLVSPAEVASSQEPGSQPHLVLAKSLPPAEELPVELPKKTGGEETWEVSLPSPSPKQADLPDVRDSPRPQPSGLPATETPDGSKPEIAAMNGADPISPQRVRGALETPGTPKSLIPGPLDPGPATNRTESPVGALQPDEAEEWPGRPQSHPPAPPVQAPSTSRRGLIRVTTQRALGQPPPPEPSASSVASAPATSPPANATAPPLRWGPLRRVLSFSWELHVYGVGVLFLLPALLALASLAAAPAGPRLALVAAVLVLLASGLRSAYMLADPYGSQARLGLRAGLVLYNLPFPLLLTALAALTLLGLGAGLPQQLQNPLLLGALALVHGVGLLTTDLLSVSPALNLLAQGLSCAWGATVSLGTLCLCRRRLLDGPRGWDASPGPRLLAVAGALGLLASGLQLAAALWLYPGPGRVGRFSWAWWGVHFWLRLLELTWALTLALAAVAAVRPRPPTEHACWAKLLRLACPTPSGKSEVPERPNNCYAGPSGVGAGGLDISKSLIRNPAEGGPPATPSSGAWGSAASLGRGPQGGPGLSRNSVGPAPSMSELDLRPPSPINLSRSIDAALFREHLVRDSVFRRCGLRGLASPPPGGALRPRRGSHPDAELDGAGSSLLRGRCQSLSDVRVRGPVPPHVANDPDGAPSRSSMDSFSRGSLKISWNPWRHGLSSVDSLPLDELPSTVQLLPAPAPAPAPAPPPARPGEPQSEVQPRCKPGDSRSASSDTIEL from the exons ATGGCTCCCAGCCCGTGGGGCCGTGTCCGTGGCCCCCTGCTGCTGTGGCTGCTGCTGTCCCAGggggctggccctgccctgggccagggCCTTCCCAAGCCACTTGAGGACTCGGAACCACATCTGATCCCAGGAGACCACCCCCAGGGCCCTATGGGCACAGAGCCCCAGGCCCGCGACTTCCTCTGGGAGAAGTCCAGGGATGAGAGCCCCTGGAACTCCAATGTTCCCCAGGCCCCTGCCGAGAAAGTACCCGAGGAGCCCGCAGACTCTCCCCTTGGCCCAGCCCTGCATGGACCTAAAGCATCCCACAGGGCGCAGAGAGGAGGACTCCCAGTAACTGATGACCTCCAGGTAGCTCGAGGGTCAAGTTCTCATGGCTGGACAGGACCTCCTGACTCACAGGAGCCTATAGAGCAAGAAGCACCAGCCCCTCATCCAGTAGGCCTCCCCCATCTCACTTTCATCCCCATAACTCCCAGATTCCAACTTAGGATAGCCACagttcctccctccccagggccagAGAAGCCTGGAGGCCAAGTGGAGCAACGACCACCTAGAGATGAGGGTCTGGTGGACAAAGCCATGATCAGAGTCTCAGAGATATCCCCCTTAGAGCACCAGGGCCCTCCTCACACTCTTGCTCCCCACTTGGGAACTACCAGGAGGCCAGTGCTGGAAGaacagggtgggggtgaggacttCCAGGAGGCAGCTCGAGGCCCCCTCTTCACCCAACAGGATCCAGCAGTCCCTCATGTTGGCTTGGTATCCCCAGCTGAGGTGGCATCCTCTCAGGAGCCTGGGTCCCAGCCACACCTGGTATTGGCCAAAAGCCTTCCTCCTGCTGAGGAGCTGCCAGTTGAGCTCCCCAAGAAGACTGGAGGTGAAGAGACCTGGGAAGTCAGTCTTCCAAGCCCCTCGCCCAAACAGGCTGATCTTCCTGATGTTAGGGACTCACCAAGACCCCAGCCCTCAGGTCTCCCTGCCACAGAGACACCCGATGGGTCTAAGCCAG AAATAGCAGCAATGAATGGAGCAGACCCCATCTCCCCCCAGCGGGTGAGAGGAGCATTGGAGACCCCAGGTACCCCCAAGTCCCTCATCCCTGGCCCCTTGGACCCTGGCCCAGCTACAAATCGAACAGAGAGCCCTGTGGGGGCCCTGCAGCCAG ATGAAGCCGAGGAGTGGCCGGGGCGTCCCCAAAGCCATcccccagcacccccagtccAGGCCCCCTCGACGTCACGCCGGGGCCTCATTCGGGTCACCACGCAGCGCGCCCTGGGCCAGCCACCCCCTCCGGAGCCCTCAGCCAGCTCCGTGGCATCAGCCCCAGCCACCAGTCCCCCAGCCAATGCCACCGCACCCCCTCTGCGCTGGGGTCCCCTGCGGCGGGTGCTGAGCTTTTCCTGGGAGCTGCACGTctatggggtgggggtgctctTCCTGTTGCCCGCATTGTTGGCACTGGCCTCCCTGGCAGCCGCCCCTGCGGGGCCGCGGCTGGCTCTGGTGGCGGCCGTGCTGGTGCTCCTAGCATCTGGGCTTCGATCTGCCTACATGCTCGCCGACCCGTACGGCTCTCAGGCACGGCTGGGCTTACGCGCCGGCCTGGTACTCTACAacctgcccttccccttgctgcTCACTGCGCTGGCGGCCCTGACCCTGCTCGGGCTGGGCGCGGGGCTGCCACAGCAGCTGCAGAACCCGCTCCTGCTGGGAGCGTTGGCGTTGGTGCACGGCGTGGGGCTGCTGACTACTGACCTGCTGTCGGTGAGTCCTGCGCTCAACCTCCTGGCTCAGGGCTTGTCGTGCGCCTGGGGCGCGACCGTGTCTCTGGGCACGCTCTGCCTTTGCCGTCGCCGCCTGCTGGACGGGCCTCGGGGCTGGGATGCCAGCCCGGGCCCGCGGCTGCTGGCTGTGGCGGGCGCGCTGGGGCTGCTGGCCAGTGGCTTGCAGCTGGCGGCCGCGCTCTGGCTATACCCGGGCCCAGGCCGGGTGGGTCGCTTTTCGTGGGCCTGGTGGGGCGTCCACTTCTGGCTGCGCCTGCTGGAGCTGACATGGGCCCTCACCCTGGCGCTGGCCGCTGTGGCCGCCGTGCGGCCCCGGCCGCCCACGGAGCACGCTTGCTGGGCGAAGTTGCTCCGCCTGGCGTGCCCCACGCCCTCGGGCAAGAGTGAGGTGCCTGAGCGACCCAACAACTGCTATGCGGGGCCCAGTGGCGTCGGCGCAGGCGGCTTGGACATCAGCAAGAGCCTCATCCGCAACCCCGCGGAGGGTGGGCCGCCTGCCACGCCCAGTTCAGGCGCCTGGGGCTCGGCTGCGTCTTTGGGCCGCGGCCCCCAGGGTGGCCCGGGACTGTCCCGCAACAGCGTGGGGCCGGCGCCGTCGATGAGCGAGCTGGACCTGCGGCCGCCATCACCCATCAACCTGAGCCGCAGCATCGACGCCGCGCTCTTCCGAGAGCACTTGGTGCGAGACAGCGTATTCCGGCGCTGCGGCCTGCGCGGCCTGGCCTCCCCGCCGCCTGGGGGCGCGCTGCGGCCGCGGCGGGGCAGCCACCCCGACGCCGAGCTCGACGGCGCCGGCTCTTCGCTCCTGCGAGGCCGCTGCCAGTCTCTCAGCGACGTGCGCGTGCGCGGCCCGGTCCCGCCACACGTCGCCAATGACCCTGACGGGGCGCCTTCTCGCAGCTCCATGGACAGCTTTTCCCGGGGCTCGCTCAAGATCAGCTGGAACCCGTGGCGTCACGGGCTGTCATCGGTGGACAGTCTGCCTCTGGATGAGCTGCCCAGCACGGTGCAGCTactgcctgccccagcccctgcccctgcccctgccccgccccccgcccggccgggGGAACCTCAGAGCGAGGTCCAGCCTCGCTGCAAGCCCGGGGACTCCCGCAGCGCCTCCAGTGACACCATTGAGCTCTGA
- the PRRT3 gene encoding proline-rich transmembrane protein 3 isoform X2 produces MAPSPWGRVRGPLLLWLLLSQGAGPALGQGLPKPLEDSEPHLIPGDHPQGPMGTEPQARDFLWEKSRDESPWNSNVPQAPAEKVPEEPADSPLGPALHGPKASHRAQRGGLPVTDDLQVARGSSSHGWTGPPDSQEPIEQEAPAPHPVGLPHLTFIPITPRFQLRIATVPPSPGPEKPGGQVEQRPPRDEGLVDKAMIRVSEISPLEHQGPPHTLAPHLGTTRRPVLEEQGGGEDFQEAARGPLFTQQDPAVPHVGLVSPAEVASSQEPGSQPHLVLAKSLPPAEELPVELPKKTGGEETWEVSLPSPSPKQADLPDVRDSPRPQPSGLPATETPDGSKPEIAAMNGADPISPQRVRGALETPGTPKSLIPGPLDPGPATNRTESPVGALQPGEGMARGLGDSGYSNN; encoded by the exons ATGGCTCCCAGCCCGTGGGGCCGTGTCCGTGGCCCCCTGCTGCTGTGGCTGCTGCTGTCCCAGggggctggccctgccctgggccagggCCTTCCCAAGCCACTTGAGGACTCGGAACCACATCTGATCCCAGGAGACCACCCCCAGGGCCCTATGGGCACAGAGCCCCAGGCCCGCGACTTCCTCTGGGAGAAGTCCAGGGATGAGAGCCCCTGGAACTCCAATGTTCCCCAGGCCCCTGCCGAGAAAGTACCCGAGGAGCCCGCAGACTCTCCCCTTGGCCCAGCCCTGCATGGACCTAAAGCATCCCACAGGGCGCAGAGAGGAGGACTCCCAGTAACTGATGACCTCCAGGTAGCTCGAGGGTCAAGTTCTCATGGCTGGACAGGACCTCCTGACTCACAGGAGCCTATAGAGCAAGAAGCACCAGCCCCTCATCCAGTAGGCCTCCCCCATCTCACTTTCATCCCCATAACTCCCAGATTCCAACTTAGGATAGCCACagttcctccctccccagggccagAGAAGCCTGGAGGCCAAGTGGAGCAACGACCACCTAGAGATGAGGGTCTGGTGGACAAAGCCATGATCAGAGTCTCAGAGATATCCCCCTTAGAGCACCAGGGCCCTCCTCACACTCTTGCTCCCCACTTGGGAACTACCAGGAGGCCAGTGCTGGAAGaacagggtgggggtgaggacttCCAGGAGGCAGCTCGAGGCCCCCTCTTCACCCAACAGGATCCAGCAGTCCCTCATGTTGGCTTGGTATCCCCAGCTGAGGTGGCATCCTCTCAGGAGCCTGGGTCCCAGCCACACCTGGTATTGGCCAAAAGCCTTCCTCCTGCTGAGGAGCTGCCAGTTGAGCTCCCCAAGAAGACTGGAGGTGAAGAGACCTGGGAAGTCAGTCTTCCAAGCCCCTCGCCCAAACAGGCTGATCTTCCTGATGTTAGGGACTCACCAAGACCCCAGCCCTCAGGTCTCCCTGCCACAGAGACACCCGATGGGTCTAAGCCAG AAATAGCAGCAATGAATGGAGCAGACCCCATCTCCCCCCAGCGGGTGAGAGGAGCATTGGAGACCCCAGGTACCCCCAAGTCCCTCATCCCTGGCCCCTTGGACCCTGGCCCAGCTACAAATCGAACAGAGAGCCCTGTGGGGGCCCTGCAGCCAGGTGAGGGCATGGCTAGGGGTTTGGGAGACAGTGGGTACTCTAATAACTAA